One region of Purpureocillium takamizusanense chromosome 4, complete sequence genomic DNA includes:
- the TIM44 gene encoding protein translocase subunit (BUSCO:EOG09262ESR~COG:U~EggNog:ENOG503NVA0): MASFARSAANTENALSRASSHVSRTHGRSPAYRRLASQLSQAANRPVTAAPSGAVTGAILSPLRSHFLPAELRLTFSPVSQARQFHITGRRPQEDKSKAEAKDDSKAKPTQPEAESDKKPEEEEAKKSEEGENGEKSEGKGGKEEGKEKKEDLPPPPPHGDKTPWQVFMETMNTEFQASKEWNESTKQIGAAAHQFSESESVRRAREAYEKSTGAVSSTAAKAVKGTAGAIGKGAAWTWDTSVMKGVRKAANVTGDAVDKATKPIRETEAYKNVKNVIDDGSSSRYGGWVEKEERRKKRAALEAQRGATGEVMQEDPEAGTNITLHKDAAWKEAWRDFRDQNKFVQGLFSMRGKYEESENPLISTARSITDRIGGFFAENETAMVIKKFRAMDPNFQVEPFLQELREYMLPEVLDAYVKGDTETLKLWLSAAQYSVYEALTKQYLQAGMKSDGRILDIRNVDILRARMLDPGEVPVFIITCRTQEVHVYRNAKTNELAAGMEDKVQLVTYAIGITRVPEDVNNPETRGWRLIEMQKSGRDWY; encoded by the exons ATGGCTTCCTTTGCCCGAAGCGCCGCCAACACGGAAAATGCCCTGTCGCGGGCCTCCAGCCATGTAAGCCGCACGCATGGCCGATCGCCCGCATACCGGAGGTTAGCCTCCCAGCTCTCCCAGGCCGCGAACCgccccgtcaccgccgcaCCGTCGGGCGCTGTCACGGGCGCCATCCTCTCTCCCTTGCGATCACATTTTCTCCCCGCCGAGTTGCGCCTCACCTTCTCCCCGGTAAGCCAGGCCCGGCAATTCCACATCACCGGCCGGCGTCCCCAGGAAGACAAGTCCAAGGcggaggccaaggacgactcCAAGGCCAAGCCTACTCAGCCTGAGGCCGAGTCTGACAAGAAGcctgaggaagaggaggctAAGAAGTCGGAAGAGGGTGAGAATGGCGAAAAGTCCGaaggcaagggcggcaaggaggaaggcaaggagaagaaggaggatcttcccccgccccctcctcacGGTGACAAGACTCCTTGGCAGGTCTTCATGGAGACTATGAATACCGAGTTTCAAGCGTCCAAGGAGTGGAACGAGTCGACCAAGCAgatcggcgccgccgcccaccagtTCTCCGAGAGCGAATCAGTCCGCCGAGCCCGCGAAGCGTACGAGAAGTCGACGGGAGCCGTATCCTCGACCGCTgccaaggccgtcaagggcaCCGCTGGCGCCATCGGCAAGGGCGCTGCCTGGACATGGGACACTTCCGTCATGAAGGGCGtccgcaaggccgccaacgTGACTGGCGACGCAGTGGACAAGGCAACCAAACCCATCCGCGAGACGGAGGCGTACAAGAATGTAAAGAacgtcatcgacgacggcagctcgtcgaggtacGGCGGCTGGgtcgagaaggaggagcggAGAAAAAAGAGGGCAGCGCTTGAGGCACAGCGCGGTGCCACTGGCGAGGTGATGCAGGAGGACCCGGA GGCTGGTACAAACATCACGCTCCACAAGGACGCCGCCTGGAAAGAGGCGTGGAGAGATTTCCGCGACCAGAACAAGTTTGTGCAGGGTCTATTCAGCATGAGGGGCAAGTATGAGGAGTCGGAGAATCCCTTGATCTCGACTGCCCGCAGCATCACGGACCGCATCGGCGGGTTTTTCGCGGAGAACGAGACGGCCATGGTCATCAAGAAGTTCCGCGCCATGGACCCCAACTTCCAGGTGGAGCCCTTCCTCCAGGAGCTCCGCGAGTACATGCTGCCGGAGGTCCTGGACGCCTACGTCAAGGGAGACACGGAGACGCTGAAGCTgtggctgtcggcggcgcagtaCTCGGTCTATGAGGCGCTGACCAAGCAGTACCTGCAAGCGGGCATGAAGTCAGACGGGCGGATCTTGGACATCAGGAATGTGGACATCCTTCGCGCCCGCATGCTGGATCCGGGCGAGGTGCCCGTATTCATCATCACCTGCCGCACTCAGGAGGTGCACGTGTACCGCAACGCGAAGACAAACGAGCTCGCGGCAGGCATGGAGGACAAGGTGCAGCTGGTGACGTACGCCATCGGCATCACACGCGTGCCCGAGGACGTCAACAACCCCGAGACGAGAGGCTGGCGCTTGATTGAGATGCAGAAGAGTGGCAGGGACTGGTACTAA
- a CDS encoding uncharacterized protein (COG:S~EggNog:ENOG503Q4RM): MSTQHQSPPVYFWRETDPETGYLSQWYYCPFRDDKDESIVYDTAEHFMMYQKALLFGDSRVAAQVLAPGLHPRKIKALGRKVAGFDEATWVQHREGIVRRGNVLKFTRAVSCEEAPRKGTTTAAAGTPHHHLRSNKTKSGGGGGGGGGGKSDHGAVVPPPALIQDSLREMLMATGDREIVEASPYDAIWGIGFTERDAEAMREHWGENLLGKALMEVRRELRESQSDKN; the protein is encoded by the exons ATGTCCACCCAGCATCAGTCGCCGCCCGTATACTTCTGGCGTGAGACGGACCCGGAGACGGGCTACCTGTCGCAGTGGTACTACTGCCCGTtccgcgacgacaaggacgagtCGATCGTGTACGACACGGCGGAGCA cttCATGATGTACCAAAAGGCGCTCCTCTTTGGCGACAGCCGCGTCGCCGCACAGGTCCTCGCGCCGGGCCTGCACCCGCGCAAGATCAAGGCCCTGGGGCGCAAGGTCGCGGgcttcgacgaggcgacgtgGGTGCAGCACCGCGAGGGCATTGTGCGCCGTGGCAACGTGCTCAAGTTTACGCGCGCCGTGAGCTGTGAGGAGGCCCCCCGGAaaggcaccaccacggctgctgctggtactcctcatcatcatctcaGGAGTAATAAGACCAagagtggcggcggcggcggcggcggcggcggcggcaaaagCGACCACGGGGCCGTCGTCCCCCCGCCGGCGCTCATCCAAGACAGCCTGCGCGAGATGCtgatggcgacgggggaCCGCGAGATCGTCGAGGCCAGCCCGTACGATGCGATTTGGGGCATTGGTTTCACGGAGAGGGACGCGGAGGCCATGCGGGAGCATTGGGGCGAGAACCTGCTCGGCAAGGCGCTCATGGAGGTGCGAAGGGAGCTCAGGGAGAGCCAGTCTGATAAGAATTAG
- a CDS encoding uncharacterized protein (MEROPS:MER0308294~EggNog:ENOG503NXB6~COG:S), whose protein sequence is MPARENGARQSSGRHRSTLSLQKTEITIHVYDLLPPGRVSSVLWTVGASLLHSGVVINGREYAYGGHDKRGVTGVYWTKPKTEPPGGTFRCEILHGFTLASQEEIDATLRHASDEFLGTSYNLLTRNCNHFTAYLCQKLTGSPSPGWLNRAASIGVALPCVVPREWIEPPEYDTADGELLDDDEQHTDEHSRMLGQSRPHFLSDGAASDGATEWDSEEERRRGGSGKGKQVVRDSAGRQLPAAERAPTW, encoded by the exons ATGCCCGCGCGCGAAAACGGCGCGAGACAGTCGAGCGGCCGGCACCGCTCGACCTTGTCGCTGCAAAAGACGGAGATTACAATTCACGTCTACGATCTGTTACCG CCCGGCAGAGTGTCCTCGGTCCTCTGGACCGTCGGCGCTTCGCTGCTGCATTCCGGTGTCGTCATCAACGGACGCGAATACGCCTACGGTGGTCACGACAAGCGCGGTGTCACCGGCGTCTACTGGACCAAACCCAAGACAGAGCCACCCGGAGGCACCTTTCGCTGCGAGATACTTCACGGATTCACGCTGGCTAGCCAAGAGGAGATTGACGCCACCCTTCGCCATGCCTCGGACGAGTTCCTCGGAACCTCGTACAACCTCCTCACCCGGAACTGCAACCACTTCACGGCGTATCTGTGCCAGAAGCTCACGGGATCGCCAAGCCCAGGATGGCTcaaccgcgccgccagcatcggCGTTGCTTTACCTTGCGTCGTTCCGCGCGAGTGGATAGAGCCCCCTGAGTATgacacggccgacggcgagctgctcgacgacgacgagcagcacaCGGACGAACATTCACGCATGCTGGGCCAATCACGGCCGCACTTTCTctccgacggcgccgccagcgacggaGCGACAGAGTGGGATAGCGAGGAGGAaagacgccgcggcggtagTGGCAAGGGGAAGCAGGTCGTTCGCGATtccgccggccggcagcttcccgcggcggagcgggctCCCACCTGGTag
- the OLA1 gene encoding Obg-like ATPase (EggNog:ENOG503NW69~COG:J~BUSCO:EOG09262JWJ) — MPPKKHVVEEKIPLGRPGNSLKSGIVGLANVGKSTLFQAITKCNLGNPANFPYATIEPEEARVIVPDERYDWLVDKYKPKSQVPANLTVYDIAGLTRGSSTGAGLGNSFLSHIRAVDAIFQVVRCFDDAEIIHVEGDVNPTRDLDIISEELRLKDIEFVEKALENQKKKTRMGGQSLELKKAKQEQEIIEKVLAWLQDGKDIRKGDWGPKEVEAINPLFLLTAKPVVYLVNLSEKDFVRKKNKHLPKIAEWIKENASGDPIIPISVSYEERLTRFETEEAAREEQKNVGADSALPKIILQMRKALQLGSFFTTGTDEVRQWTIRTGTKAPQAAGVIHTDFEKTFIQAIVYNFSVIKELGDESEVKAKGKMMTKGKDYVVEDGDILLIKAGAAKG; from the exons ATGCCTCCCAAGAAGCACGTTGTGGAGGAAAAGATTCCTTTGGGCAGGCCCGGGAACAGCCTCAAGAGCGGCATT gtcggcctcgccaaCGTTGGCAAATCCACTCTCTTCCAGGCCATCACAAAGTGTAACCTGGGCAACCCGGCT AACTTCCCCTATGCCACCATCGAACCTGAGGAAGCCCGCGTCATCGTCCCCGATGAGCGCTACGACTGGCTCGTGGACAAGTACAAGCCCAAGTCCCAGGTCCCTGCCAATCTGACAGTCTACGATATTGCTGGCTTGACCCGCGGCTCTTCTACCGGCGCTGGTCTCGGCAACTCTTTCCTCTCTCacatccgcgccgtcgacgccatcttcCAGGTTGTCCGGTGTTTCGATGATGCTGAGATCAtccacgtcgagggcgacgtaAACCCTACCCGTGATCTGGACATCATCAGCGAGGAGCTGAGACTCAAGGACATTGAGTTTGTCGAGAAGGCACTGGAGAaccagaagaagaagaccCGCATGGGCGGCCAAAGCTTGGAGCTCAAGAAGGCCAAGCAGGAGCAAGAAATCATCGAGAAGGTCCTCGCCTGGCTGCAAGACGGCAAGGACATCCGCAAGGGTGACTGGGGCCCCAAGGAG GTCGAGGCTATCAACCCTCTGTTTCTCTTGACGGCCAAGCCTGTCGTTTACCTGGTCAACCTGTCCGAAAAGGACTTTGTCCGCAAGAAGAACAAGCACCTCCCCAAAATTGCTGAGTGGATCAAGGAGAACGCCAGCGGCGACCCCATTATCCCCATCTCCGTCTCATACGAGGAGCGCCTGACACGCTTTGAGACGGAGGAGGCCGCCAGGGAGGAGCAAAAGAACGTGGGCGCCGACTCGGCACTGCCCAAGATCATTCTGCAGATGCgcaaggcgctgcagctgggcaGCTTTTTCACGACGGGCACCGATGAGGTCCGTCAGTGGACCATCCGCACTGGCACCAAGGCCCCCCAGGCTGCCGGTGTCATCCATACCGACTTTGAGAAGACGTTCATCCAGGCCATCGTCTACAACTTCAGCGTAATCAAGGAGCTTGGCGACGAGtccgaggtcaaggccaagggcaagatgatgaccaagggcaaggactacgttgtcgaggacggcgacatctTGCTGATCAAGGCCGGTGCCGCCAAGGGCTAA
- a CDS encoding uncharacterized protein (EggNog:ENOG503NV1T~COG:S): MQPLNPFLAAFFKSSVVAQCAPVHHHILLVPLTDVLLTYKETDSGSSPQEVIASEEFLSSHVLRIPTTSPSAGKEATQNLRDVRGKAKQFSTLNGRTVVIKDSFVYSNKGFKALAQAQLLNDVTWYPDVFEPRQWLVYFISKPLVGTWEEVKITPAILVHGLGKTAATEQSKAQNGESADDAVPRKKDIKTFHDLLNNFPMIARQMQSGLEKLFLEFTAVFEKPLPPPPSASSIPDPQPEGPIMAAMKRARSNSFTGRSGRDSPDSLPVTEDFYAEDDEDVMRASLETAVTTAIDLFQSVDKQQLSLLGATTDLTGPLVEKLIERYVTEHVHHLLFPKLTSLKRPEDLELEAKIRQMEFVDISQLGIAIDGGSRAKHDLLIQLGPVVEEFKKISLARSPVEMMDTLLTTMKTVSQLTDTSRPQENGEPATSEKTVMTVNADTLVSLLLYVVIRSQVKNLQARLIYVRNFIFVDDVDSGEMGYALSTFEAVLTYLTMDSAGLRKASRKNKALWEATKHGNLNDLRDIMEPSTSAVTDDEESEGVDARQSSRASSRPSFTWSLANDSSRRSSLALTASEYFSHGSGLSHVFPFQSNGSCEGDFPPMKRIKRVAMDTRSLSSGSEISFHSRTGSLATLGSALEGDVSVERLAQTSDAFGESILMMAVQNEQPETLRYLLSLSGYFPLEVILEDMNNEDTTLLCAAVQLGNDELIDMILDRVSSLATHEQLVRYLSEQDIWGRSIGHYLFHAPSLITRIGGLLPWRQRDKNGRTPLFALCRSYDHTDYFDMVETGLRVAREAQGDKQPLHVDEHVDGKGNTLLHIINDPRLAMRILHYCDVDVNATNEKRFTALMVASKYGRYDMVRCLFADPRVDVAAREARGLTAVELAKDDDVRNKIDDLGLFSMPIGRDGRITGVVRAFFVEDGSVRLVLKSAAPTDHDSYTVTTSRRSLNDFEQLACLLTLEHPASWIPSMSDTRSPFQLPTKPSRSLLRDIQAKTDWFLRIMLGHPTLGTHEMLWEFFLVPELQLDAMEARTKLKVEMKAEKIKDEYEPVEDVREVEQFANHAREMVRSVSYSTKSVARRANGLGQSSSDLYDSMVLLHRQVAAVEFLPSSHVNALEVYVRTMVPAQSSPQMTLHATLLAIQSTVQALLTSLGRPAILISQIGAARREADRNESSAGRSSRWPLGLLDETRQRMQDGREQRAKKSRQEAESLGRELRYTQQTVASELAGWQDMHETMGRRAIREFARGMVIQERSRLDGMMRALRKVRSGDCGAGARPGMETRQSALFAGTTEGEVSRQNGDAAEVAE, encoded by the exons ATGCAACCGCTAAACCCCTTCCTTGCCGCCTTCTTCAAGagctccgtcgtcgcccagtgCGCTCCGGTACACCATCACATTCTGCTCGTGCCCTTGACGGATGTGCTCCTTACCTACAAGGAGACGGACAGCGGCTCCTCTCCACAAGAGGTCATTGCCTCTGAAGAGTTCCTGAGCAGCCATGTCCTTCGCATCCCGACCACGagccccagcgccggcaaggAAGCCACCCAGAATCTGCGCGACGTGAggggcaaggccaagcaaTTCTCGACGCTCAACGGCCGGACCGTCGTCATCAAAGACTCCTTTGTGTACAGCAACAAAG GCTTCAAGGCCCTCGCACAAGCCCAGCTCCTGAACGATGTCACCTGGTACCCCGACGTCTTCGAGCCAAGGCAATGGCTGGTGTACTTTATATCAAAGCCCCTGGTGGGCACCTGGGAGGAGGTTAAGATCACCCCCGCGATCCTTGTCCACGGATTGGGAAAGACCGCTGCGACGGAGCAAAGCAAGGCGCAAAACGGCGAGTcggccgatgatgccgtgcCGCGCAAGAAGGACATCAAGACATTTCACGACCTCTTGAACAATTTCCCCATGATTGCACGCCAGATGCAGTCCGGCCTGGAGAAGCTGTTCCTGGAGTTCACGGCCGTTTTCGAAAAGCCTCTGCCACCCCCTCCATCGGCGTCCAGCATACCCGATCCGCAGCCCGAGGGCCCgatcatggcggcgatgaagagAGCCCGGTCCAATAGTTTTACAGGACGCAGTGGTCGAGACAGTCCTGACAGCCTTCCCGTCACGGAGGACTTCTACgctgaagacgacgaggatgtcaTGAGGGCGTCCCTCGAGACGGCCGTGACAACGGCCATTGACCTGTTCCAAAGCGTGGACAAGCAGCAACTCTCTCTGCTCGGTGCTACTACCGACCTCACTGGGCCCCTGGTTGAGAAGCTCATTGAACGATACGTCACCGAGCACGTTCATCACTTGCTGTTCCCCAAGCTGACAAGCTTGAAACGGCCCGAGGACTTGGAGCTCGAAGCAAAGATTCGGCAGATGGAGTTTGTGGACATCTCACAGCTTGGCATCGCAATTGACGGCGGTTCAAGGGCGAAGCACGATCTACTCATACAGCTCGGCCCAGTCGTGGAGGAGTTCAAAAAGATTTCCCTCGCAAGGAGCCCGGTGGAGATGATGGACACACTCCTGACGACCATGAAGACGGTATCACAGCTCACGGACACATCAAGACCGCAGGAGAATGGCGAGCCAGCCACCTCTGAGAAGACCGTAATGACGGTTAATGCAGACACGCTGGTCTCCTTACTGCTCTACGTGGTTATTCGGTCGCAAGTCAAGAACCTTCAAGCGCGGCTCATCTATGTCCGCAACTTCATCTtcgtcgatgacgtcgaCAGCGGCGAGATGGGGTATGCGCTCAGCACCTTTGAGGCTGTTTTGACATACCTCACCATGGATTCGGCAGGCTTGCGCAAAGCGAGCAGGAAGAACAAGGCTCTATGGGAAGCCACCAAGCACGGTAACCTCAACGATTTGAGAGACATTATGGAACCAAGCACCTCTGCTGTtacagacgacgaggaatCAGAAGGAGTGGATGCCCGCCAGTCCTCGCGCGCCAGTAGCCGGCCATCATTTACATGGAGTTTAGCAAATGACTCTTCTCGCAGGTCTTCCCTTGCGCTGACCGCGTCTGAATACTTTTCGCATGGCTCGGGATTAAGCCATGTGTTCCCATTCCAGTCCAACGGTAGTTGCGAGGGGGACTTTCCGCCTATGAAGCGAATCAAGAGAGTGGCCATGGACACAAGGAGTCTGTCCAGCGGTTCTGAAATCTCGTTCCACTCGCGCACCGGGAGCCTTGCGACGTTAGGAAGCGCCCTCGAAGGCGATGTGTCGGTGGAGAGGCTGGCTCAAACAAGCGACGCGTTCGGCGAGTCGATATTGATGATGGCGGTTCAGAACGAGCAGCCTGAAACTCTACGATATCTCCTGTCACTCTCCGGCTACTTTCCTTTGGAAGTGATTCTGGAAGATATGAACAACGAAGACACAACCCTGCTTTGCGCCGCTGTCCAGCtgggcaacgacgagctGATCGACATGATCCTCGATCGCGTCAGCTCGCTGGCGACGCACGAGCAGCTAGTCCGATATCTATCCGAACAGGACATATGGGGTCGCAGCATCGGGCACTACTTATTCCACGCTCCGTCGTTGATCACGCGCATAGGCGGGCTGTTGccgtggcggcagcgcgatAAGAATGGGCGGACGCCACTGTTTGCGCTGTGCCGATCGTACGATCACACCGACTACTTCGACATGGTGGAAACCGGGCTGCGCGTCGCACGCGAGGCACAGGGCGACAAGCAGCCGCTTCATGTGGATgagcacgtcgacggcaagggcaacaCGCTCCTGCACATCATCAACGACCCCAGGCTGGCCATGAGGATCCTGCATTATTGCGACGTCGATGTCAACGCGACGAATGAGAAGAGGTTCACGGCGTTGATGGTGGCTAGTAAGTACGGTCGGTATGACATGGTGCGGTGTCTCTTTGCCGACCCACGAGTCGatgtggcggcgagggaggctcGCGGCCTCACGGCAGTCGAGCTAgccaaggacgacgatgtgCGGAACAAAATCGACGACTTGGGGCTGTTCAGCATGCCAATCGGCAGGGACGGTCGCATCACGGGAGTTGTGCGCGCATTCTTCGTGGAAGACGGCAGCGTGCGCCTCGTGTTGAAGTCTGCTGCACCTACAGACCACGACAGTTATACGGTGACGACCAGCCGTCGCTCGCTCAACGACTTTGAGCAGCTGGCATGCCTCCTGACTCTCGAGCACCCGGCGTCTTGGATCCCGTCAATGTCAGATACGCGATCACCGTTCCAGCtgccgacgaagccgtcgcgGTCGCTCCTTCGCGACATCCAGGCCAAGACAGACTGGTTCTTGAGGATTATGCTCGGTCATCCTACTTTGGGCACTCACGAAATGCTCTGGGAGTTCTTCTTAGTGCCTGAGCTGCAGCTGGACGCAATGGAGGCGCGCACCAAGCTCAAGGTGGAGATGAAGGCGGAGAAGATCAAAGATGAGTACGAGCCTGTGGAGGATGTCAGAGAGGTGGAGCAATTTGCAAACCATGCCCGAGAAATGGTGAGAAGCGTGAGCTACTCAACCAAGAGCGTCGCTCGGCGCGCGAACGGTCTTGGGCAAAGCTCATCTG ATCTGTACGACTCCATGGTACTGCTCCATCGCCAGGTGGCGGCTGTCGAGTTCTTGCCGTCCTCACATGTCAACGCGCTGGAGGTATACGTCAGGACCATGGTGCCGGCGCAGTCCAGCCCTCAAATGACGCTTCACGCAACGCTGTTGGCGATACAGTCGACGGTGCAAGCCCTGCTGACTTCCCTGGGGCGACCGGCCATCCTCATCAGCCAAAtaggcgcggcgaggcgggaggcggaCAGAAACGAAAGCTCGGCGGGAAGGTCCTCGCGATGGCCGCTAGGCCTGctggacgagacgaggcagCGGATGCAGGACGGTAGGGAGCAGCGGGCCAAGAAATCGCGTCAAGAGGCCGAGAGCCTCGGCCGGGAGCTGCGGTACACGCAGCAGACTGTCGCGAGCGAGCTGGCGGGATGGCAGGACATGCACGAGACCATGGGCAGGCGAGCCATCCGAGAATTCGCCCGGGGTATGGTGATCCAGGAGCGGTCGAGGCTGGATGGCATGATGCGTGCTCTCCGAAAGGTGCGGTCGGGCGACTGCGGGGCCGGGGCGAGGCCAGGCATGGAAACACGACAGTCGGCGCTGTTCGCGGGGACAACAGAAGGCGAGGTCTCCCGACAGAACGGCGATGCGGCTGAAGTGGCCGAGTGA
- a CDS encoding uncharacterized protein (COG:J~BUSCO:EOG092654QZ~EggNog:ENOG503P356) — translation MSRPLTTRLAAQTRSLRLRPSQPLAPQCVALRNAQSFSHSSTRWDEPKGNQPKQRMPARPRTESLLENIYGASRSTQQKPNAMADLSQSMVFKALNKSNIDTSALSRKTTEAVQPRQDELEPYHFHIYSHKHNTHITCTKPNREPIISMSCGNIGFKGSRRSTFDAAYSLTKYVLERLIHTGWPMKMKHIELVLRGFGQGREAAVKVLMSPEGRVFREKIIRVADSTRIKFGGTRSEKRRRL, via the coding sequence ATGAGTCGGCCATTGACCACTCGCCTCGCGGCGCAGACACGCTCGCTCCGCCTACGACCATCACAGCCCCTCGCGCCTCAATGCGTCGCCCTCCGAAACGCCCAGTCCTTCTCGCATTCGAGCACACGATGGGACGAGCCCAAGGGCAATCAGCCCAAGCAGCggatgccggcgcggccccggACCGAGTCGCTCCTTGAGAACATCTACGGCGCCTCCCGGTCCACGCAGCAGAAGCCAAACGCCATGGCGGACCTCTCCCAGAGCATGGTCTTCAAGGCCCTCAACAAGTCCAACATCGACACCAGCGCCCTGTCCCGCAAGACGACCGAGGCCGTCCAGCCTCGCCAGGACGAGCTGGAACCCTACCACTTCCACATCTACTCCCACAAGCACAACACGCACATCACCTGCACCAAGCCCAACCGCGAGCCCATCATCTCCATGTCCTGTGGCAACATTGGCTTCAAAGGgtcgcgccgcagcacctTTGACGCGGCCTATTCGCTGACAAAGTacgtcctcgagcggctcATCCACACCGGCTGGCCCATGAAGATGAAGCACATCGAGCTGGTCCTGCGCGGCTTCGGCCAGGGACGGGAAGCGGCCGTCAAGGTGCTCATGAGCCCCGAGGGCAGGGTCTTTCGCGAGAAGATCATCCGGGTAGCCGACTCGACGAGAATCAAGTTTGGAGGAACAAGGAGCGAGAAGCGCAGGCGCCTATAA
- a CDS encoding uncharacterized protein (EggNog:ENOG503NW8R) encodes MSALEADVAFDFTFPSPSTPPPPSYGFTLDGAFTFDPAFLEIPYGYHDQRHARSSSKASSIYSTISTVDSTPDSVCTRLTTPPRASPPVVRHGPLLLPKIRPQDQNLDSAQLPVANVNARRAKKAQTTPPPRPKAAATRSVRSSHARSYTNPETLSSMAFAHMSSFAGASLQGGNPAPLLCSPAAFAHEGVLSSEPDQMTPGVSSELPSRRASTSFSVDAAVIDRYGYPTYRRMPFSSVPPPSSMTSQADCSFSSYAPRAPSPLALAASFDETSTPSTPSTTLINFLTAPNPAASLVRNISFPLRDPSIRHFWWDVRNVRSWNSFNASAILSLPGARALLTTPVPAPVLPQPTMSTRHPDTEAALHGIYASFYLPKMNAALSMSSNRALQISVPAKAANDLVFVINAAGESATAATMFGGKPSARVVGLVRSFDRFNTGMRVEGNIKRVEYLRGLSAIHYAMREHGCRYGFILTEIELVLVRAGTESTPFFGDLEITSVQLATSTPQDESESTPATGSPQALTACLALWGLCQLAGDRAPAGHPHWKAEIGAPAEGTRRKAKPRDSWMPQPQLAEKREAKRSRGWIWPEDAIGRKEMGKRGVKYGNF; translated from the exons ATGTCTGC TCTGGAAGCCGACGTCGCTTTCGATTTCACCTttccctcgccctcgaccccccctccgccctcATATGGCTTCACCTTGGACGGCGCCTTTACCTTTGACCCAGCCTTTCTCGAGATCCCTTATGGCTATCACGACCAACGCCATGCTCGGTCCTCATCCAAGGCATCGTCCATCTACTCGACCATATCAACCGTCGATTCCACCCCTGACTCTGTTTGCACACGCTTGACAACCCCTCCGCGAGCCAGCCCGCCTGTCGTTCGTCATGGTCCCCTCTTGCTCCCCAAGATCAGGCCGCAAGATCAAAATCTTGACAGTGCGCAGCTTCCCGTTGCCAACGTCAACGCTCGCCGTGCCAAGAAAGCCCAGACAacccctccgcctcgccctaAGGCTGCCGCTACTAGATCAGTTCGCTCTAGCCATGCTCGGAGCTACACGAACCCAGAGACACTCAGCAGCATGGCCTTTGCGCACATGTCCTCCTTCGCTGGGGCTTCGCTGCAAGGAGGCAACCCGGCGCCTCTGTTGTGCTCACCCGCCGCTTTTGCGCACGAGGGCGTGCTGTCATCGGAACCGGACCAGATGACACCAGGAGTGTCCTCTGAACTGCCATCTCGCCGTGCTTCAACGTCGTTCAGCGTCGATGCGGCCGTCATTGACCGGTACGGGTACCCCACGTATCGCCGAATGCCATTCTCGTCGGTGCCACCGCCCAGCAGCATGACCAGCCAGGCGGATTGCTCTTTCTCCTCATATGCTCCTAGGGCACCGTCCCCTCTGGCTCTTGCTGCCTCTTTTGATGAGACTTCCACCCCTTCAACGCCTTCTACAACGCTCATCAACTTCCTCACTGCTCCTAACCCCGCTGCTTCCCTCGTCCGCAACATTTCCTTCCCACTCCGCGACCCCAGCATTAGACATTTCTGGTGGGATGTCCGAAATGTTCGATCTTGGAACTCCTTCAACGCCTCTGCGATTCTCTCTCTGCCTGGCGCTCGGGCTTTGTTGACCACGCCGGTGCCTGCCCCGGTCCTGCCTCAGCCGACCATGTCGACCAGACACCCTGACACTGAGGCGGCCTTGCATGGAATTTATGCTTCATTCTATCTTCCAAAGATGAACGCGGCTCTTTCCATGTCCTCCAACCGAGCCCTGCAAATTTCCGTGCCTGCGAAGGCGGCGAACGACCTTGTCTTCGTCATCAACGCTGCCGGTGAGTCCGCCACGGCAGCGACAATGTTTGGAGGAAAGCCTTCCGCACGCGTTGTCGGTCTGGTCCGAAGCTTCGACCGTTTCAATACTGGCATGCGCGTCGAAGGCAACATCAAGCGTGTCGAATACCTTCGCGGCCTGTCTGCAATTCATTATGCCATGCGCGAGCATGGCTGCCGATATGGCTTCATCCTCACCGAAATTGAACTTGTCCTCGTCCGTGCCGGAACGGAGTCAACTCCGTTCTTCGGTGACCTGGAGATCACTTCGGTGCAACTGGCTACATCGACTCCCCAAGACGAGTCGGAAAGCACACCGGCCACAGGTTCGCCCCAAGCCTTGACAGCCTGCCTCGCGCTTTGGGGTCTGTGCCAGCTTGCTGGCGATAGGGCACCTGCGGGCCACCCTCACTGGAAGGCCGAGATCGGGGCGCCTGCTGAGGGTACGCGTCGCAAGGCGAAGCCTCGAGACAGTTGGATGCCGCAGCCCCAGCTGGCGGAGAAGCGAGAGGCCAAGCGCAGCCGTGGATGGATTTGGCCCGAGGACGCCATTGGCAGGAAGGAAATGGGAAAGCGAGGCGTCAAGTACGGCAACTTTTGA